GTAGATTACTCGTTTTGATGCCGGATCATTTGCACGCACTAGTTTCATTTCCTCAGGATACGGAAATGAAGAAGTTCATTTCTTCCTGGAAAGGTTATTTGGCTAAACACTGTGGTATTAAATGGCAGAGGGATTTTTTCGATCATCGGATTCGTAATTGGGAAAGTCTGGATGGGAAGGCCGATTATATTCGTCAAAACCCCGTTAGGAAGGGACTGTGCAAAAGCGCGGAAGAATGGCAGTGGATGCTCGACTATTGGCGAGAATGATTTGATTCATACGGAAAATCGGCGCGGCAAGATGCCGTCGCCCTACCAAGTTTTGAGATCAATGTTGGCCAAGAGCTTTTAACTCCGCCAGCTTCCAAATCTACCTTTTACCGATTGGCTATTCGCCAGCCGATGTCCGATGTAAAAGCTATACGATCTTTCATTTCGACCGCGGAGGATGAACTCGCATTTCCCTGTAGTCCGCGCTTGTAGACACCTTGAATAATACTGGCTAAACGGAAGAAGGAGAATGCCAGGCAGAAGTTCCAATTCTCGATGTCTTGTCTACCGGTAAGTCGGCAATAGTCTTCCACCATTTCGGTTTCACTGGGAATTCCGTCTACGGCCGAAATTCCGTCACCATCCTGATGCTCATGGTATTTCATGCAATTGTATGCCAGGTCAGCGAGTGGATTTCCCAGAGTCGACAATTCCCAATCCAAAACGGCGATACATTTTGGCTCCGTCTCATGATACATCATGTTATAGAGCTGATAGTCGCCATGCACGATACTGGTGCTGTCGTCACTGGGCATGTTCTCAGGCAACCATTTGATGAGATTATCCATGGAAGGAATCTCATGTGTCCGGGCTGCCAGGTATTGCTTGGTCCATCGTCCGGTTTGGCGGACGAAGTAGCTGCCTGGTTTCCCGTAGTTGGAAAGTCCTGCCGTCTCATAGTCAACCGTGTGAAGAGCCGCCAGCACTCGAACCATGTCAGAGTAAATATGTTTACGGTCCTCGGGTGAGTCGTCCGGGAGCGCCGGGTCTTTGAATACACGTCCTTCGAGATACTCCATGACGAAAAACGGAGTTCCAATTATGGAGCTGTCCTCTGAAAGTAGATAAATGCGGGGTACTGGGACATTGGTATCCTGAAGGCCTGCGTAGAGGCGGTATTCCCGCTCCACGGCGTGCGCACTTGGCAAAAGATCGCCAGGTGGTTTCTTTCTCAACACGTATCGACCGCAGGGTGTTGTCAATAGAAAGGTAGGGTTGGACTGGCCGCCTTCAAATTGCTGAACCTTCAAGGGACCGGAGTAACCATCGAGTTCGTTTTCCAGATAAGTATTTAGCCTATCCTCGTCGAAACGATGCATAGGACGTGGCTCGATCAAATTGCTATCTCCCATTTTCTTGTGCTTTGATTTTGAAATCTTGGTTATACTGTGGTTCTTATCAACAGCCTTCTACACAAAACTCTTTTTTCCATACTTAATGAAACTATATTCGGTTAATACCGGCCACTTTAAACTGGATGGAGGTGCCATGTTTGGCGTGGTTCCAAAAACTCTCTGGCAAAGGACCAATCCAGCAGATGAAAACAATATGTGCAGTTGGGCAATGAGATCGCTCCTGATCGAAGATGGAAACCGACTCATGCTTGTGGATACCGGTATGGGAGACAAGCAGACGGAAAAGTTCTTTAGTTATTTCTACCTGCATGGAGACGATTCGGTGGACAGATCTCTCGCACGCTACGGGTTCAATAGAGCGGACATCACGGATGTTTTCCTTACCCACCTGCATTTCGATCATTGCGGCGGATGTATTCAATACGACTCCACGAAAGAACATCTGATTCCTTCATTCCCCAATGCCACTTATTGGAGCAACGAGGAGCATTGGGGCTGGGCAACGAATCCTAACCCCAGGGAGGTGGCCTCCTTTCTACGCGAAAATATCCTTCCGATTCAGGAAAGTGGCCAACTCAAATTTCTAGCTGAAGGAGATTCTCTTCTACCAGGTATCGATATCATGCGGGTTCATGGACACACGGAAGCTCAAATGTTACCGCGAATTAAGATCGATGGAAAAACCTTGGTATTTGTGGCCGACCTGATTCCTTCAGTTGGGCACCTTCCCATTCCTTATGTGATGGGCTATGATGTAAGGCCGTTGGTAACGATGGAAGAAAAGGTCAAGTTATTGGATCAAGCCGCAAAAGAAGACTATTTTCTCTTTCTCGAGCATGATCCGATCAATGAGCTATGCACCGTCCAGCAGACGGAGAAAGGTGTTCGCCTAAAAGCAATTCATAAGGTCGAGGAAGTATTTGGATAATAAGTAAAACCGTTGAACTAGCGTGGAGAAGCGAATAAACATCAAAAACAAAGTTCCGAAGGCGATACTCTTCGACCTCGGCAGCACGCTGCTTAGTGACAGTATGTCGGGCGGTCTTAGTATGAGAGTGAGGACTCATTTGAAAAATGACACCTTCAAGCCATTCGTAGAAAAAGGATTTGATCTTCCTGTCGAGCTCGCCGCAGCGATGGATGGAATGTACCGAGATGGATTGGAAGAGTTTCGTCTAAGGAAGTGGCTGGAATCCCATCTGATATGGAAGCATGCAGGTCAAGCTGGGTCGATGGAGCGTATAATCCGCTCGACCATTATTTCCTACTCACCTCCAAAGGATGCCAGTCGTGTACTTCGGGCGCTCATGTCACTAGACATTCCCATGGGCGTGGTCAGCAACTCGATCTTCAGCGCAGATCTTTTACGAAATGACTTGGAGACCCTCTCAGTACCGGAAGCTTTTAGCTTCGTCATTTCAAGCGCAGAGTTTGGGCTGCGAAAACCGCACCCCCAGATTTTCAAAGACGCGGTTAAACAATTGGGAGCCGAGCCTTCGTCGACCTGGTACGTGGGTGACCTATGGGAAAACGATGTGATGGGTTCAACCGGTGCTGGTCTGATTCCTGTTTGGTTGCACGCGCATGCTACAGCGCCTGATGTGTCGGTCTCCCATTTACGTGTGAAGAATTGGACTGAGCTGGGTGAGTTGGTGGGGGGGTAGAACCACCCATGAAATGGTAGGGCGGTTTGGGTGATGTCGCAAGCTTCTCGGTAGCCAAAACCGCCGTGACAACGACGGCTCGCTTGGCAATCGAGCCCTACCTTGATTTAAGGAATATTGACCCTACTTCCCTGTAAAATTCGGCGCTCGCTTCTCGACAAAGTGGGCCACCCCTTCTTTGAAGTCATCGCAACGGAAGCTGTCGGCCATGTCGAGGTTGGCGGCGTCTGTGGCTTCCGCGAGGGTTTGAAATAGAGCGTTGTAGACCTCTTTTTTTATTAATCTCAACGAGCGCGGTGATACATTGTTGGCGAGGTGGTTGGCGTATTTCAAAACTTCATCCATCAATGAATCATGTGGAATCACCCGGCTGACCAATCCCATGCGAAGCGCTTCATCTGCGTTGATCAAACGTGCTGAGTAGAGGAGATCAAAGGCGTTGGAGATGCCGATTAGCCGGGGGAGCATCCAGCTTACGCCGTGTTCGGCGATCAGTCCGCGCTGGGCGAAAGCCGTTCCGAATCTTGCCTGATCGGAGGCGAAACGAATGTCGCAATAAAGCGGAAGCACAAAGCCGAGGCCGACGGTGGCTCCGTTGAGTGCACCAATTATCGGTTTGCTGATCGCAGGGAAATAACTGTTGGTTTTCCGGAAATCCTCTCTCGTATCGTCGCGTGGGTGCATTTTGCAATTCTCCTTTACCCACTCTTCGTTTGAAACATTGGACCAATCCGAAGTCGACGTATTGCCGAGGAGTTTCATATCCGCACCTGCGCAAAATCCACGGCCTGCACCGGTCAGGATGATAACACGGACATCCTCGTTTTCTTCTGCTCGATGGAGCGCATCGAATAGATCAGCCTGTAGTTGTCTTGTGATCGCATTCATGCGGTCTGGGCGGTTTAATGTGACGATAGCCACCTTGTCTTTTTCTTCGTAGAGAACTGTTTCGTATTCCATGGTTATTTCTGTTTAGATTGAGAATGATTTTCTATTGTTATTCAAAAATGTATACTGAGTGTTCTGATGCTATGATTTAAGGCTCTGGAGCCTATTGATGATTTGACTGGCTTCTTCCATGATGCGATCGATGAGCTCCTTGCAAGTCGGGATGTCGTGGATGAGTCCTTGAACCATTCCTGCTGACCATATGCCGTGTTCTACATCTCCCTTTTCAAAGACAAGGCGTCCCCGCTGTCCGGATACGAGGTGGGCGAGGTCATCGATAGTTGCATTGCCTTTCGCCTCGATGGCAACGACTTCCCGGCTCACACTATTGCTCGCTACACGGGCCGTGTTTTTCAGTGTGCGAAAAATCATTTCTGTCGCGCGCTCATCGTTCTTTACCATCTGCTGCTTCACGTTATCATGAACAGGCGACTCTTTGGTTGCCATGAATCGCGTTCCCATATTCATGCCTTCTGCACCGAGTGCGAGAACTGCTACTAGGCCGCGTGCGTCGCCAAGTCCGCCGGAAGCAATCATGGGTATTTTTATTTTGTCCCGAGCAATGGGTAGTAAGACGAGGTTGGTCACGTCGTCCTCACCCGGATGACCGGCGCATTCGAACCCGTCCATGCTTATGGCATCGCAGCCAATACGCTCTGCTGTCAATCCATGACGGACGGAGGTGCATTTGTGAATCACTTTGACGCCCGCTTTCTTAAAATCGGGAAGGTGGGATGAAGGATTGTTCCCGGCTGTCTCAACCACCTTTATCCCTGACTCGATGATCGCTTGGCGATACTCATCGTACGGAATTGGCTTGAGCGACGGTAGTATCGTCAAATTGACTCCAAACGGTTTGTCGGTCATTTCGCGACAGCGTTGCACCTCTTTAACAAGATCTTCGGGCGTCGGTTGAGTGAGTGCCGTCAGGAATCCCAGGGCTCCTGCGTTCGCTACGGCAGAAACGAGTTCTGCTCGGCCCACCCATTGCATGCCTCCCATGACGATCGGGTGTTCAATGCCAAAGGTTTCGGTGAATCTTGTTTTAATCATGGAGATTAGAGAAGGATGGGATGTCTGGGAACGGAAGCCCAAGGGTATTGAAGGATTGTTGGAGGCTTAAAGTTGAATGAGTAGAACGGGGCTGTGTTTTGAGATCTAGTATCGGTTTTCTTTGTTAAACTGTTTTACCGACCGTTCGGTAGAATTCAAGCTCGAAAAGTGTTGTGATAGGATTCCCTGGATGGAGATGTAGGAGGTGCAAATTTATTCGCGACTTTCCTGGGAACGCCAAGCCCCAGCTTGGCTCTTTTCTTTCGAGTCGCGAATTACGGTGGCCTTGCCGGCACTGTAATG
The nucleotide sequence above comes from Verrucomicrobiota bacterium. Encoded proteins:
- a CDS encoding enoyl-CoA hydratase, coding for MEYETVLYEEKDKVAIVTLNRPDRMNAITRQLQADLFDALHRAEENEDVRVIILTGAGRGFCAGADMKLLGNTSTSDWSNVSNEEWVKENCKMHPRDDTREDFRKTNSYFPAISKPIIGALNGATVGLGFVLPLYCDIRFASDQARFGTAFAQRGLIAEHGVSWMLPRLIGISNAFDLLYSARLINADEALRMGLVSRVIPHDSLMDEVLKYANHLANNVSPRSLRLIKKEVYNALFQTLAEATDAANLDMADSFRCDDFKEGVAHFVEKRAPNFTGK
- a CDS encoding MBL fold metallo-hydrolase; the encoded protein is MKLYSVNTGHFKLDGGAMFGVVPKTLWQRTNPADENNMCSWAMRSLLIEDGNRLMLVDTGMGDKQTEKFFSYFYLHGDDSVDRSLARYGFNRADITDVFLTHLHFDHCGGCIQYDSTKEHLIPSFPNATYWSNEEHWGWATNPNPREVASFLRENILPIQESGQLKFLAEGDSLLPGIDIMRVHGHTEAQMLPRIKIDGKTLVFVADLIPSVGHLPIPYVMGYDVRPLVTMEEKVKLLDQAAKEDYFLFLEHDPINELCTVQQTEKGVRLKAIHKVEEVFG
- a CDS encoding transposase; translation: RLLVLMPDHLHALVSFPQDTEMKKFISSWKGYLAKHCGIKWQRDFFDHRIRNWESLDGKADYIRQNPVRKGLCKSAEEWQWMLDYWRE
- a CDS encoding nitronate monooxygenase family protein, coding for MIKTRFTETFGIEHPIVMGGMQWVGRAELVSAVANAGALGFLTALTQPTPEDLVKEVQRCREMTDKPFGVNLTILPSLKPIPYDEYRQAIIESGIKVVETAGNNPSSHLPDFKKAGVKVIHKCTSVRHGLTAERIGCDAISMDGFECAGHPGEDDVTNLVLLPIARDKIKIPMIASGGLGDARGLVAVLALGAEGMNMGTRFMATKESPVHDNVKQQMVKNDERATEMIFRTLKNTARVASNSVSREVVAIEAKGNATIDDLAHLVSGQRGRLVFEKGDVEHGIWSAGMVQGLIHDIPTCKELIDRIMEEASQIINRLQSLKS
- a CDS encoding HAD family hydrolase, which gives rise to MEKRINIKNKVPKAILFDLGSTLLSDSMSGGLSMRVRTHLKNDTFKPFVEKGFDLPVELAAAMDGMYRDGLEEFRLRKWLESHLIWKHAGQAGSMERIIRSTIISYSPPKDASRVLRALMSLDIPMGVVSNSIFSADLLRNDLETLSVPEAFSFVISSAEFGLRKPHPQIFKDAVKQLGAEPSSTWYVGDLWENDVMGSTGAGLIPVWLHAHATAPDVSVSHLRVKNWTELGELVGG
- a CDS encoding phosphotransferase, whose product is MHRFDEDRLNTYLENELDGYSGPLKVQQFEGGQSNPTFLLTTPCGRYVLRKKPPGDLLPSAHAVEREYRLYAGLQDTNVPVPRIYLLSEDSSIIGTPFFVMEYLEGRVFKDPALPDDSPEDRKHIYSDMVRVLAALHTVDYETAGLSNYGKPGSYFVRQTGRWTKQYLAARTHEIPSMDNLIKWLPENMPSDDSTSIVHGDYQLYNMMYHETEPKCIAVLDWELSTLGNPLADLAYNCMKYHEHQDGDGISAVDGIPSETEMVEDYCRLTGRQDIENWNFCLAFSFFRLASIIQGVYKRGLQGNASSSSAVEMKDRIAFTSDIGWRIANR